The window AAAACATAAATAGTGCAGATACACAAATTGATGTTTATACTTCTTATTCATCTTCAAAAACTTAAACAATTACACAAGAAAATCCGATAATTTGAGCACACTAACATTTATTTTGAATAACTATTCTAACTACATGATATTCATTTCTTTTTCGGCGCATTCTTGCAAGttcttttgttatgcccttcacCTCCACAATTGCCACATGACACCTTGTATTTCTTTGACTTTATTTCATCAAATGTTTTATATCTTTCCTTGTGAGGTCTCCCTGACTGCCTTTTATCTCCCGCCGGTGGCTTTACTACCTCATCTAAAATATGTTGTGGCACATCCCATTTGCCTTCATCAGGAAGAGGATTTACTGGCATTTCATAGGTAAGCAGAAGGCTCTTCCTTGTGTAATACGGAGAGCAATAGTTTTCGTATGTTTCATTCCTATGCCTTAATGCTGCCAAAGCATGCGCACATGGAAGTTCATCAAGTTGGAATTGTCCACAGCTACATTTCTTGTTTTCTAGACACACAATGTACCGCTTCACACCATCTAAACAGTATGTATATGATCTGTTGAAGCCCTCATCTACAATTGAAGTCcaaacagaaataataatacatcaATCATTAAAATGGATTATCAACAATTTACCTACAAATCAACAACAAATATATTACAGCTCATCTACAAACTATTATTACCGACAATTTGACTACAGTTTAACTACAATCTGAAAAAACTGCAGCTAGTACTTTTTTGATTCTACTGCACCAAAAAAAATATCTTACCCTTAGTTTCTGAGATAATGTACTGTTGTCTTCCAATTCTTTGTTGTATTTGTGACCAAGGTATGTGAAAGTACCCTTTGCCTTCGATAACTTTTCTTTTGTCCAACGTTCAAGAAGAGTCCTCATATACTCAAATAGATCAAATATTGGAAGCTCTCTTGCATCTTTTGTTACAGCATTCAACGACTCAGCAATGTTTGACGTCATAGTAAAAGTTCTATTCACCGTTGCATGTACTCTTGACCATCTATGATAGCCAATATCATATAGGTAAGACTTTACACGCAGGTCTACCTCTTCAATCTTCAAcatcctttcattaaattcatccaTAGTGTATGACCGTGCTGTAGCAAAGTACAATTCATGTAATTGTAGATGTCCCTTCTTGAATTTTGACCTTATATTTGTCCATATATGCCACATGCAAGAGTAGTGTGCCAATCCCGGATAGACAACTGATGTTGCCTTTAGTATACTCTCATGCCTATCTGAAACAACACACATTGAAGGTCTTTCACCATATGCCtccttgaattgctcaaagaaccacTTCCAAGACGCGTCGTTTTCAGAATCAACCACAGCATATGCCAAGGGAAAAATAGTACCTACATTTTTAAGACATAAAATATGATTAAATAACAACTACAATATATATTGAGAAATATAGACATGTTAACTACATTCTTTTATATAACTATAAAATAACTACAACATAACTACAATTTAACTGCATTTTAAAGACTGTCTACAAAATAAGTACAAAATTATTCCATTATTTACCTGCTGCATCCATGGTGCTTGCTGTCATCATAATCCCCCTGTAGGCTGACTTTAAGAATGTCCCATCAACTACTACTACCGGCCTACAATGTTGCCAACCATTTATTTATGTACAAAGAGCAACAAATGCGTATAAGAAGCAATTATCTGCTGCCTTCTTCAATTTAACAACAGAACaaagataattcttctcaagaatataaaaatatttgggtaatttGTTGTAGGAGTCACACAGATTCCCTCTCAAAAACTGTAAAGctttttcctttgctctccatgCTTGCATGTAGCTTAGGTTCAGTCCATGTTCGGATAACATGTCAGTTTGTATGTCCTTTGGTGTGTAAACAGTCTTAGGATCACAATACTTTGGAACGACCATGCTACCAAGTACTGCTGCAGTACGTTTGCGCTGTATGAATGTTTCGTCCATTAGGCAGCATGTGTGTTGACGGCTGAAACTTCTTATCTTGAACATTGCCGAATCATTAATTGACGTTGCCTTGAAATACCATTTACAGCTTTCAGCAGCACATATAAGCCAATAGCTACAAAAGAAATACAATATTTACACAAATTTATGAaaaaactacaattaactacaaactgactacaatttaactacaatttataAAACCCACCTATCTTCAATCATACACTGATTTTGTTGATATATTATCCACAAATAACTACATACCTTCTATGACTAGATCTTTTTACTCTGAACTGGAACTTGTGCATCACTGAATAATTCTTCATTGCAGCAGCTACTGTTTGCTTGTCCTGATAAACTTGTCCTTCTTCAATATATGTTTGCGTAGAttcagttattatttcactttgataTTCCTCTATAGCTGGTGAGGATGGAAATTCAAGTAAGTTTAGGGATCCAGACGAACCTACAAACAATAAATTCATAAATGTAGTTTCTATGTAGATAATTTTGAAAGCAACATTGCTTTATCCTTTTCAGTACTATGTGAGctttgtagtttaattgtaggtAATTGTAGTAATATTGTAGATAACATAGTAACACCATAACTCTCTGCAATGTCGAATCAAACATACCTGCACTGGTACTTTCATTGTTGATTGccaattccatattgaaatctcTTACGCTTATACATAAAGGATACGAACCTAAGTTTTTATTCTCCTTTTTGGTTTCCATGTAAGCACGAACCCCCATATCATTCCTAATCTCCATTGGAGGACAATTCTCGTtcacaatgtatttgatttctataattttatcCGATGTATCAATCGATAATTGTTCTGCAATTGTAGAACTGAGAATTCCGTAGTTTGCATTATCATCTACCACAATGGCATCAACTTCAAAATCTCTAAATCTGCCATAGTTATCCCAATTACCATTCGATTTCAGCATTATTGGGATTTTTGACATGATTTCGTGTAGTTGATAGGAAAAAAGACGAAGAACAGATATAGTTTCTACAATTTGAGTACTGATATTGACGAAGAGCAATTTTGTACAATTTGAGACGAAGAACAGATATAGTCTCTCTTCAGTAATTGTACAATTTGATTGCGTTTTTTGTTGTAGCTGATATCAACAGAGATCTCTTTCTGTTGAGGAAGGAGAGAATTACGCAACTGGTGCCTTCATCAGGAAGAGAGATTTATTCagtttcaaaattcgaataaAATCCTTGACAGAATCACATCAGATTTGGTGTCTTCATTTTAGGGCTTTTTTAATGGCAAAATCTACCTATTTTTGGATTGGTATATAATTTGTAGTAAAAGTGTGGACTACATGGGTAAATAACAAATTAtgaacatttttggtaataaaatttgatatatggtataaataggtaaaaatcccttttaTAAAACATTGACTGCTGTCTTTATTTAGAATTGGACTGGCTTGGCTCCCTATTTTTGCCTTCAAGCTGAATTTCGGGTTTTCGTCATTGTTgtactttaaaaaaattaataactcACCTCGTTCTCTGAATGAGGATTAATGTTTGTTTATTTTTAGAGTAAGTTTTTAATGATCTTTCTTTGAAATCAAACTCGCCTGATATGAATGGCGCTAAaagtataaaaaagaaaaaagaaaaaaaaggaaaataagtaaGATGGTAATATAGTACGTTTAGTTATCTATCTAGTATGAGAGACCTTTAGTAAaatgcctttttttttttaagtccaacgaatatattttaaggactttttCTTTTCATATATTTCTCTGTCATATGAAAAGGAAATTTACGACTTTCAGTTttaattagtttattttatttcattgacaaatgatgaaaagagCATATTTTATAGTATTTTTGCATATTAATTCTTGAGTGATTCGCGGGAGATTACTtgatttttgaagtgaaatatgCTCAATATGTGTTTCTTATGTGTAGAAACGAGTTTGGATGATAAATGATCAAAAGATGAAAATTTGACACAAACAGGAAGAGATGGAAAGAACTGAGAGCTCGTCCAATCTCGTGCGTGGCACGAAAACGAACGCGAAAAAGGAGAAAACTGAAGGCACGAAACAACGAAGTGAAGAGAAGGCACGGATCGCTCGCGAACTAGAAAATTGTAAAACCTGAGTCTGCATCCATCTGCGCGCGACACGCGAAGGCAGACATGGATTCCAGCTCTCCTATCCGAGATTGGATTGTATTGGACGACCCTCCACCCTACCTAGGTCATATAAATACACGCTAAACATGATTTTTTAcataattttggaggaggatacACTACATTAGGGTTACACaactgatgataggctataattgcgtattttagtcgtttattactctctaatttactacactttaattgagtttgagctttaatcgctagtattttgcattaattgtgtgttttatgccttgtagaagtgattccgagctatgtagatattatgaaatgaattcaagtgatttggagcatTGAAGTCTTagtaaaatcccaaggaatcaagccgggatcgtgttcggggatcaacggatgatagttaagaacgaaacggagaatcgagcgggcatacgatgtattgtctagtaaaatacacataactttTCACTCAGAACTCCGTTTGGActccacaatatattgttggaaagatATTTGAAAGagttacaactttcatgttttgcatttttgtgAATTCCCACTACCGCGGCACGTGGTGCGGCACGCCTGTGGAAATTTCTTGCAGCCTATCAGAATCAACAATCTGAACTTTCCCACTGTCGCCCCCACATggtgcgtcgccccatgcggtgcgGTAGTGCAAATTTTACAGAGTGATTATCCTATTTCGCGCGGGAGAAGGTATTTTCATCTgggtccgaccctacttggtataaatacatgtaaaaatgctattttaagAGTTGGGcatacttttgacataatttagacctatgGAGAGCACGGAGCCGCTGTGGAGACCGGAGATTGGACCTAAGGAGGAAAGaatacactaggagcaaggcggagaattcttctaggagtttttcacttccttcttcctattttcattattggttatgaattttagtattgtagttacacatactattatgaatagctaatttgttatctagggttttgatggaacctgttgaaggatgattttctcgttatattaatatagatttgctgtagtattatctctatttgttcaactatatgctTATTGCTGTTGATTGAAGGACCCTCAATTAGCTGTTCCTATTTAGTGTgcgttactcgggagagagtgtatatttaggtagttgttgaacatcatcactcctaacgtatatgagggatcaatacgaagggtttaaaggtgggagctgcaattaaagctagctagcgtaattcgggagaatatctagtatattgttgtaattactcGGGAAAGAGTTACGACGATCATAGTGCTCATGATCAATAGAGAAGACTTAGgtaaatttatagaaaacgtagcgggAAAGATTCCGACAATTTGGGAAATCATAACTGTAggcctccttaatcttttctccaacccgtagtatctttagttgttaatctactaatttaattatttagttaattagatataagaatcctaatatttataacttaggaattgttcgagcttgtcttctaagcaatattgaacagttgtagctaagtcttagttctctgtgggattcgactccggacttgtaaaccgttTTTATTTGCAACgatcgcttagtcctttttataaggcatagttgggtgtgatcaaattttggtatcgttgtcggggaactaacggtatagttgtaggtgtacatattgctaggtttcaagtttgaacttttattttattttttagtatttgatttttttatttttattttagtttatttgagAAACATGGCTTCATGGAATTATGAGAATTTTGATGTtagtaattctacttttaatcctccttatgcatattgtgaaggaaatcacccagggcaaaattatcaaaatattcccgagagcgagttttatgcaccaactcaatcttatgtgtggaatgtgtgtgatatgtatggtcaagatggtcactttcacgattgtgcttatatttcttaccttcccccaaccccttactttgatggttcttttttttttttttggtgaagttAGTAGGAACATAGAACCCAGGGAAGCTGACCTAAAGAAGATcgaagatatgttaaagtgcctttTGGAACAACATAGTAAATTACAACTGTAGATAGAAAGGCAAGAGGAAACTATTCACAACTTAAAAGTTCACGTGAGTCAACTGGTTGAATATTTTAATGttcaacaagccaatattgtaAATAGTATCCAAGAAGAGCGTGAATTAGATACAAAAATTAAGGTGCTAGTGGACAAGATCAGAGTTGAACACCAACGATCAATCaaactagattttgaggatgcgatgtcgtagaagagatactagagaCAATCAAGGATATTTGGGATACATATTTAATTGACTCTATTGTCATTAGTGTTGAGAATGTAGACAGTcccaatgttcatgtagttgagcgcattggtccacattccaagcattttttcacattgtgtttggatgataatatggaaatagagttgtccgagccacttgaggagtcaaggaatgaggaacaaggtgcttacattctggaattcttcttgccagaaagtTGGGATTACACATCTCATCTAgaggccaagaagtgcaaaatactacattattttattgggccagtcagattcgtttcaccaccccaggagcatgatcataaagcagaataaaaactaggggtccaattcataagttcaaagtggaggcaaaaagtgattcgcgtcgtgtcgcgacgttaaatcaagcgcttgttgggaggcaacccaactttactgctttcttttattaatttttttaattgtattatttttgtagtatcgatttttgattttctaggagcataAGTTGCCAaactattggaaggatgcaacatcaagctagatggttggaactaagtgtgaggtacttgcaCGAAGGATCAAGCCtgagagaagtctgagtacccgcctaattgttatgtatcatagcTAACCTctttgagcctataatcatgtttctttggcaaccaaaTTACAAGCcgtacccaattgtttgaattgaccatatatttgaacctttCACCTCttatgagcacttgaattgtatttgtaaaagttaaagtgtgaggTTGTtgatttggcttttgagtggagctaatgaaataaggagaaagttGCAGTGtgctgaaaaaaataaataaaagccacttgaattgaaaaagaaaaaaaattagttgtattgttgtgaaaaaaaattCTTGATGGTGGTGGCTAGTGATAtacttgtgcttaaagaagtatggagttaatatatattgatgtgaatgtggaatcatggtttgacataagtgtgggatt is drawn from Nicotiana tabacum cultivar K326 chromosome 22, ASM71507v2, whole genome shotgun sequence and contains these coding sequences:
- the LOC107765386 gene encoding uncharacterized protein LOC107765386 gives rise to the protein MSKIPIMLKSNGNWDNYGRFRDFEVDAIVVDDNANYGILSSTIAEQLSIDTSDKIIEIKYIVNENCPPMEIRNDMGVRAYMETKKENKNLGSYPLCISVRDFNMELAINNESTSAGSSGSLNLLEFPSSPAIEEYQSEIITESTQTYIEEGQVYQDKQTVAAAMKNYSVMHKFQFRVKRSSHRSYWLICAAESCKWYFKATSINDSAMFKIRSFSRQHTCCLMDETFIQRKRTAAVLGSMVVPKYCDPKTVYTPKDIQTDMLSEHGLNLSYMQAWRAKEKALQFLRGNLPVVVVDGTFLKSAYRGIMMTASTMDAAGTIFPLAYAVVDSENDASWKWFFEQFKEAYGERPSMCVVSDRHESILKATSVVYPGLAHYSCMWHIWTNIRSKFKKGHLQLHELYFATARSYTMDEFNERMLKIEEVDLRVKSYLYDIGYHRWSRVHATVNRTFTMTSNIAESLNAVTKDARELPIFDLFEYMRTLLERWTKEKLSKAKGTFTYLGHKYNKELEDNNEGFNRSYTYCLDGVKRYIVCLENKKCSCGQFQLDELPCAHALAALRHRNETYENYCSPYYTRKSLLLTYEMPVNPLPDEGKWDVPQHILDEVVKPPAGDKRQSGRPHKERYKTFDEIKSKKYKVSCGNCGGEGHNKRTCKNAPKKK